In Methylobacterium aquaticum, the following are encoded in one genomic region:
- a CDS encoding alpha/beta hydrolase, which translates to MPEVIFAGPAGRLEGRYQAPKQKGAPIAIVLHPHPQFGGTMNNQIVYNLFYTFANRGFAALRFNFRGVGRSQGAFDHGVGELSDAAAALDWVQAVNPEARACWIAGVSFGSWIGMQLLMRRPEIEGFISIAAMANRYDFSFLAPCPSSGLFVHGSEDRVAPAREVMPVIEKVKTQKGVIIEHQIVDGANHFFDGKVDELTQTVDTYLDKRLGKRDEAA; encoded by the coding sequence ATGCCCGAGGTCATCTTCGCCGGTCCCGCCGGTCGGCTGGAGGGGCGCTACCAGGCGCCGAAGCAGAAGGGCGCCCCGATCGCCATCGTGCTGCACCCGCATCCGCAATTCGGCGGCACGATGAACAACCAGATCGTCTACAACCTGTTCTATACGTTCGCGAATCGCGGCTTCGCGGCGCTGCGCTTCAACTTCCGCGGCGTCGGCCGCAGCCAGGGCGCGTTCGACCACGGCGTCGGCGAACTGTCGGATGCGGCGGCCGCCCTCGACTGGGTGCAGGCGGTCAACCCCGAGGCCCGGGCCTGCTGGATCGCCGGCGTCTCGTTCGGCTCCTGGATCGGCATGCAGTTGCTGATGCGCCGCCCGGAGATCGAGGGCTTCATCTCGATCGCCGCGATGGCCAACCGCTACGATTTCAGCTTCCTCGCCCCCTGCCCGTCCTCGGGCCTGTTCGTGCACGGCTCCGAGGACCGGGTCGCGCCGGCCCGCGAGGTGATGCCGGTGATCGAGAAGGTGAAGACCCAGAAGGGCGTCATCATCGAGCACCAGATCGTCGACGGCGCCAACCACTTCTTCGACGGCAAGGTCGACGAGCTGACCCAGACGGTGGACACCTACCTCGACAAGCGGCTCGGCAAGCGGGACGAGGCGGCGTAA
- a CDS encoding cysteine desulfurase family protein: protein MERARAYLDHNATSPLRPEVAEAVVRALHDLPGNPSSVHREGRAARSAIEAARAMVATLAGVKPSQVVFTGGGTEAANAVLSGALRRRGLPAPTRLLIGATEHPCCLQGHRFPAHETETLPVDADGVLRLDHLEARLAACAAEGVTALVSVQAANNETGVVQPLARVAALACQYGALLHSDAVQAAGRISIARNIFAADALTLSGHKLGAPKGVGAIVLGEGVTLDAPFLRGGGQEGRLRAGTENVPGIVGFGVAADLALAAMPAEALRLAALRDAIEAGVRARAPDAVVFGAGAERLPNTLCFAVPGLKAETALIALDLDGVAVSSGAACASGKVSRSGVLAAMGVDSALSVGALRVSLGWNSRQEDGERFLAAFDRLVSSLYKRRERAA, encoded by the coding sequence ATGGAGCGCGCGCGGGCCTATCTCGACCACAACGCGACCTCGCCCCTGCGGCCCGAGGTGGCGGAGGCGGTCGTGCGCGCGCTCCATGATCTGCCCGGCAACCCGTCCTCGGTCCATCGCGAGGGGAGGGCGGCGCGCTCGGCCATCGAGGCGGCGCGGGCCATGGTCGCGACGCTCGCCGGGGTGAAGCCGTCGCAGGTGGTGTTCACCGGCGGCGGCACCGAGGCGGCGAACGCGGTCCTGTCGGGCGCGTTGCGCCGGCGCGGCCTGCCGGCGCCGACCCGGCTGCTCATCGGCGCGACCGAGCATCCGTGCTGCCTGCAAGGCCACCGCTTCCCGGCGCACGAGACCGAGACCCTGCCGGTCGATGCCGACGGGGTCCTCCGCCTCGATCATCTGGAGGCGCGGCTCGCGGCCTGTGCCGCCGAGGGTGTCACCGCCCTCGTTTCGGTCCAGGCGGCGAACAACGAGACCGGCGTGGTCCAGCCCCTGGCGAGGGTTGCGGCGCTCGCATGCCAGTACGGCGCCCTGCTCCACAGCGACGCGGTCCAGGCCGCTGGACGGATATCGATCGCGCGCAATATATTTGCCGCCGACGCCCTGACCCTGTCGGGGCACAAGCTCGGGGCGCCGAAGGGCGTCGGCGCGATCGTGCTCGGGGAGGGCGTGACCCTGGACGCCCCCTTCCTCCGCGGCGGCGGGCAGGAGGGGCGCCTGCGGGCGGGGACCGAGAACGTGCCGGGCATCGTCGGGTTCGGAGTCGCGGCGGACCTGGCGCTGGCGGCGATGCCGGCGGAGGCCCTCCGCCTCGCGGCCCTGCGCGACGCGATCGAGGCGGGCGTGCGGGCGCGCGCACCCGATGCGGTGGTGTTCGGGGCGGGGGCCGAGCGCTTGCCCAACACGCTGTGCTTCGCGGTGCCGGGGCTCAAGGCCGAAACGGCCCTGATCGCCCTCGACCTCGATGGTGTAGCGGTCTCGTCCGGGGCGGCCTGCGCCTCGGGCAAGGTGTCTCGCTCCGGCGTGCTCGCGGCGATGGGGGTCGATTCCGCCCTGTCCGTAGGCGCGTTGCGCGTGAGTTTGGGGTGGAACAGCCGGCAGGAGGACGGGGAAAGGTTCCTCGCGGCCTTCGATCGGCTGGTTTCATCCCTATATAAGCGCCGGGAGCGGGCCGCGTGA